The following coding sequences are from one Veillonella rodentium window:
- a CDS encoding AAA family ATPase, which translates to MKFDLHIHSYASKYKESKGIVDESTVDNVDVLLDKLQKHNVGLFSITDHNRFDAELYEKLDSIIKSKSYSNVRGLVAGVEFDVQIDSDMGKCHIITIFDAKNNSDNYRKIETCICNDLLQSKEEYYTKERFETLLRTIGLDVILIACQRNSLDRQGGKHNSLSESAKEPIDLIKTGYINALEFQRPNVEGILKNNLKDVPANIGLVMGSDCHEWAAYPNHDHGNKNKSFTHSRAKILPTFKGLLMAVTSPETRINQQENSNVNYIEAFNIGKQVIPLVNGINVIIGENGSGKSTLLKLLADKASSPAYIKALVNENKLCCNHNDSFCKLFIGQGEIIKKFDSKTLFTNDNFYTVNHSTFREIYESYAKNLFTYIKTNIERKIEIDNLKQKSLTYNVSNNNPTYFLEIHCDEDFVDIENIHEKYKNDVSDIVDKLETLLNDVYFDKFTNEINRALSLLVPIRDEIKNNFDTIEVEKNLRNIISSEISEYSRKVGEASSSQDRDSTAFRKKRNKFIKSIIDAVCKNIRENIFPEKPKKLKGDSKKPSCGFNFNSESNYHEKDVHDDFMRAMFNQSYLDIEKLKSIEDWNSLVDAIRGCTSYEKIDEIYRENLKKFLDQMCECKNYIVDISNGEAQLGSTLGEQSLAYFKYISEFETNKSIFLIDQPEDHISNNNISKKLIKYFNSIRNQKQIIIVTHNPLLVVNLDVEQIIFVEKNNNMIKIKAGCLEFEDTEVNMLKLVADNMDGGKLAIEKRLKVYG; encoded by the coding sequence ATGAAATTTGATTTACATATTCATTCTTATGCTAGTAAATATAAAGAAAGTAAGGGTATTGTTGATGAATCTACTGTTGACAATGTTGATGTTTTATTAGATAAATTACAAAAACATAATGTGGGGCTGTTTTCTATTACGGATCATAATAGATTCGATGCAGAGCTATATGAAAAATTAGATAGCATAATAAAGTCAAAGTCATATAGTAATGTGAGAGGACTAGTTGCTGGTGTTGAATTTGATGTTCAAATAGATAGTGATATGGGGAAGTGTCATATTATTACAATCTTTGATGCTAAAAACAATAGTGATAATTATAGAAAAATTGAAACATGTATTTGTAATGATTTATTACAAAGTAAGGAGGAATATTATACAAAAGAAAGATTTGAAACACTTCTAAGAACGATAGGCCTTGACGTAATATTAATAGCCTGTCAGAGAAATAGTTTAGATAGGCAAGGAGGGAAACACAACTCGTTGAGTGAATCTGCTAAGGAGCCAATAGACTTAATAAAAACAGGTTATATAAATGCTCTGGAATTTCAGCGCCCTAACGTGGAAGGTATTCTAAAAAACAATTTAAAAGATGTTCCAGCGAATATTGGATTGGTAATGGGTAGTGATTGCCATGAATGGGCCGCCTATCCAAACCATGACCATGGGAATAAAAATAAAAGTTTTACTCATTCACGAGCTAAAATATTACCAACATTTAAAGGACTCTTAATGGCAGTTACTTCTCCTGAAACTAGAATTAATCAACAAGAAAACAGCAACGTTAATTATATTGAAGCATTTAATATAGGGAAACAAGTGATTCCTTTAGTGAATGGTATAAATGTAATAATTGGAGAAAATGGATCGGGAAAATCTACTTTATTAAAGCTTTTAGCTGATAAGGCATCCTCTCCAGCATATATAAAAGCTTTGGTTAACGAGAATAAGTTATGTTGTAATCATAATGATTCATTTTGTAAGCTTTTTATTGGACAAGGGGAAATAATAAAAAAGTTTGATTCAAAGACCTTATTTACTAATGATAACTTTTATACTGTAAACCATTCGACATTTAGAGAAATATATGAATCTTATGCAAAGAATCTATTTACCTATATTAAAACTAATATAGAACGAAAGATAGAGATTGATAATTTAAAGCAAAAATCTCTTACATATAATGTATCAAATAATAATCCTACTTATTTTTTAGAGATTCATTGTGATGAGGATTTTGTAGATATAGAAAATATACATGAAAAGTATAAAAATGATGTATCTGATATAGTAGATAAACTTGAAACTTTATTGAACGATGTATATTTTGATAAATTTACAAATGAAATTAATAGGGCTTTAAGTTTATTGGTTCCAATCCGAGATGAGATTAAAAATAATTTTGATACAATTGAAGTCGAAAAGAATTTACGTAATATAATCTCATCTGAGATATCTGAATATAGTAGAAAAGTCGGTGAAGCTTCATCATCTCAAGATAGAGATTCAACTGCTTTTCGAAAGAAAAGAAATAAGTTTATAAAGAGTATTATTGATGCTGTATGTAAAAATATTAGAGAAAATATATTTCCTGAAAAGCCGAAAAAGTTAAAAGGAGATAGTAAAAAGCCTAGTTGTGGGTTTAACTTTAATTCTGAATCAAATTATCATGAAAAAGACGTACACGACGATTTTATGCGAGCTATGTTTAATCAAAGTTATTTAGATATAGAAAAACTAAAAAGTATTGAAGATTGGAATAGTTTGGTGGATGCAATTAGAGGATGTACTTCTTATGAAAAGATAGATGAAATCTACCGGGAAAATTTAAAGAAATTTCTTGATCAGATGTGTGAATGTAAAAATTATATAGTTGACATATCGAATGGTGAAGCGCAACTGGGTAGTACATTAGGAGAGCAGTCGCTAGCATATTTTAAATATATATCAGAATTTGAAACTAATAAAAGTATTTTTCTTATCGATCAACCAGAAGATCATATTTCAAATAATAATATTAGTAAGAAGCTTATAAAGTATTTCAACTCTATAAGGAATCAGAAACAAATAATTATTGTCACACATAATCCACTATTAGTTGTTAATTTAGATGTAGAACAAATAATTTTTGTAGAAAAAAATAATAATATGATAAAGATAAAAGCTGGATGTTTAGAGTTTGAGGATACTGAAGTTAATATGCTAAAGCTTGTTGCTGATAATATGGATGGTGGAAAACTGGCTATTGAAAAGAGGTTAAAGGTATATGGATAA